The genomic stretch ACGCGTGGGTCAACACACCGACCAGATCGCGCGCGAGTTCGGACTGCCCTGAGTTCGCAAGCGCACCGTCGGGTTCTCGCCACCTTCCCTACCCCTCATGCCTCCCGAAAACGCCCCCTTTCTCGGCACGCTGTTGCACGCCGTCGGCGCCGCCAGTGCCGCGCTTTGCTACACGCCACAAAGATGGACCCACAAGTGGAGCTGGCAGACCTACTGGCTCTTTCAGGCCTCGATGTGCTGGCTCGTGCTCCCGATCGTGTTCGCTTGGTCGACGATCCCGGAGTTGTCGACCGTCCTGTCCGAAGCACCGCGCGACGCGATGCTGCGTTCCTACGGCCTAGGCGTGGTCTACGGTGTCGGCGGCATCGCGTTCGGCGTGTCGATCCGCTACATCGGTTTCTCGCTCACCTACGCCGTCGCGATCGGGGTTTCGTGCGTCCTCGGCACGTTCCTGAACCCGATCCTCGACGGTCGACTCGGCGAAGCTCTCACCAAGCCCGGTAGTGGTTTGGTGGTGACGGGTGTGATCCTCGGAGCCGCCGCGATGCTGGTGACCGGCCTATCCGGTTTGCGCAAGGAACGCGAACTCGCCTCCGACCCCGCGATCGCGGGCGGACGCTTCAACGCGCGCGTAGGCCTGCCCATCTGCCTGCTCGCGGGTGCGCTTTCCGCCGTCTTCAGCCTGTCGCTCGCAGCCGGTCAACCGATCGCCGACGTCGCCCGCGCACACGGTGCAGGTCACTTCGAAGGCAACGTCATCTATCTCTTCTCCAACACCGGGGCCTTCACCACCACGCTCGTCTACGCCGGATGGCTCGCCACGCGTGCGGGCACGTGGGGTGAATTCGTTCGCACCTCCGACGGAACGGGGCTCTCGCGCAACTACCTGCTCGCATTCGCCACCGGCATGATGTGGTACCTGCAGTTCTTCTTCTACGGTCTCGGCCACGTGCGCATGGGCAGCTTGAAGTTCTCCAGTTGGGCCATCCACATGATCATGCTCATCCTCTTCAGCGCCGGCTTCGGCCTGTTGATCGGCGAATGGAAGAAATGCCGCCCGTCCACGAAGATGCTCGTGGCCGCTTCCATCGCGTTGCTGCTCGCTGCCGTCGGCCTGATCAGTCGCGGCAACTATCTTGCCGACCTCCCGACGGGCTGAAACGCTCTCCGCTTTCGTATGCATCTGGTCGATACGCACCAACACCTCTGGGATCTCGAACAGCTTCCGTACTCGTGGACCGACGGTATCGAGAAACTCCGTCGCAGCTTTCGCTTCGACGACTACCTCGCTGCGGCGGCCAATACGGGCATCACGAAGACGGTGTTCATGGAGTGCGATGTCGACGAACCTCACGCGCTCGCAGAGGCCCGTCACGTCCAGGGCCTCGCCGAAACTGAACCGCTGATCTGCGGCATCGTCGCCAGCGGCCGACCGGAACAAGAGGGCTTTGCCGATCACCTCGACGCGCTGAGCGAACTGCCGAAACTGCGAGGGTTGCGCCGCATCCTACACACGCGGCCCGACGCTCTTTCGCAATCGTCGCTCTTCCGCGAACACATCCGCATGCTCGCTGGTCGCGACCTGACGTTCGACCTGTGCCTGCTCGCGCGTCAGCTTCCCGTAGGCATGGATCTGGTCCGTGCGTGTCCGGACACGACGTTCATCCTCGACCACTGCGGCGTGCCCGACGTGAAGAGCGGCGTCTTGTCTCCATGGCGTGAATACATCCGCGAGTTCGCCGCATTGCCCAACGTCGCCGCCTGCAAGATCAGCGGGATCGTGGCCTACGCCGATCCGGGCACGTGGACAACGGAGGATCTGCGCTTTTGGTTCGAGCACGTGATCGAATGCTTCGGCTGGGATCGCGTCGTCTGGGGAGGCGACTGGCCCGTGTGCACGTTGTCGTCGAGTCTCGCACGCTGGGTCGAGACGACGCGCACGCTCACCGCCGGCGCGAGCGAGAGCGAACGCGCCCGACTCTTCCACCTCAACGCGGAGCGCATCTACCGTGTTTAGCCTCGCACACAAGATAGCGCTCGTGACCGGTGCCGGCTCGGGCATCGGACGTGCCATCGCGGAGACGTTCGCCCGCGCCGGGGCGCACGTGCTCGTCGTCGACCGTGATGCCGGAGCAGGCGAGACGACGATCGAAGCAATACGCGCCGCAGGCGGCTCTGCGACGTTCGCCGTTCTCGACGTCTCCAGCGAAGCCGATGCACTGACGCTGGCCTCCGCTCATCCCGAGGTCGAGATACTCGTAAACAACGCCGGCATCGGGCACGTCGGCAATCTCCTCGGCACCACCGCCGCCGACCTCGACAGACTCCACGCCGTCAACGTCCGAGGCCCCTTCAACCTCTGCCGCGCCTTCGTTCCCGCGATGCTCGCACGCGGTCGCGGAAGCGTGATCAACATTGCCTCCATCGGCGGGGTCGTCGCCGTGCGCGACCGTCTCGCCTACACGACCACCAAACACGCGGTGGTCGGCCTCACCCGCGCCCTTGCCCTCGACCACTCGCACACGGGCGTCCGGTTCAACGCGATCTGTCCCGGGCGTGTCGAAACACCGTTCGTGAAGGCCCGCATCGCCGAGTATCCGGATCCCGAGAAGGCCTACCGGGACATGTCTTCGACCCAGCTCCCCGGCCGGATGGCACGCCCCGACGAAGTCGCTGCCGCCGCGCTCTACCTCGCGAGCGACGAGGCCGCCATGGTCACCGGCTCCTGCCTCATGATCGACGGCGGCTGGAGCGCCGGCAAGTGAACCACCCGCACTACTCATGAAGATCATACGCTATCTCGATTCCGCCGGCGTCGCTCGCCACGGCAGCGAACAACCCGACGGCTCGGTCCGTCGCATCGACGGCGACCTCTACGGCACGTATTCGGTTTCCGGAGACACGGCCGACGTCCAGCGGCTCCTCGCTCCGATCGTGCCGACGCAGATCCTGTGCATCGGACTCAACTACCGTCGGCACGCCGAGGAGACGAAGGCGAAGCTGCCGGAGCGACCGATCCTCTTCGTCAAGGGGATCAACACGCTCCAACACCCCGGCGAACCGATCCTGATCCCCACGCACATGGCCAGCCACGAGGTCGACTACGAGTGCGAGCTCGCCGTCGTCATCGGCCGTGCCTGCAAGAACGTCTCCCGCGAGCGCGCGCTCGACTACGTGCTCGGCTACACGTGCGCCAACGACGTCTCCGCCCGCGACTGGCAAATCCGGATGGGCGGTGGTCAGTGGTGTCGCGGCAAGTTCTTCGACACGTTCGCCCCGCTCGGTCCCCGCCTCGTCACCCCCGACGAGATCCCCAACCCGAACGCGCTGCGCATCGCCACCGTCCTCAACGGCGAACGCGTGCAGGATTGGAACACCGGCGACATGATCTTCGACGTACCGACGCTGATCGAGTTCCTCAGCGGCAGCACCACCCTCGTGCCTGGCACGGTCATTCTCACCGGTACGCCCCACGGCGTCGGCATGGCCGCGAAACCCGAGCCGCGCTGGCTGCGCCCCGGCGACGTCGTTTCGATCGAGATAGAGAAGATCGGCACACTCACCAACCCGGTCGCATCCGAACCCTGAATACGCCGGCGCAGCCGCGCCTCCGTCTCCCGACATGGAACGTCTCGTCGCCCACTACCTGATCGAAACACCCCGCACGCTCGAAGCCGCCGCCGCCGCGATAGCCGGAGAACAGTCGTCCGGCACGTTCGTCGCCGTCCCCGGCGAGACCGAGGACCTCAAGCAGCGGTTTGCCGCGCGCGTCGAGTCGATCGAGCCGCTCGGCACGGTCGAGGGGCCGTCGCTACCCGGGAGTCGTCCGCACGCGAGCGAGTATCGGCGCGGACGTATCGCGGTCTCGTGGTCGATCGAAAACTTCGGCTACAACCTGCCCACGCTCGTCGCCACGGTGCAGGGCAACCTCTACGAACTCGCGCAACTCTCCGCCCTCCGCCTGCTCGATCTGGAGTTTCCGGCGTCCTTTGCCGATCGGTTCCGCGGTCCCGCGTTCGGTGTCGCGGGCACACGCCGGCTGACGGGCGTGCATGGCCGGCCGTTGATCGGCACGATCATCAAGCCGAGCATCGGCATGAGTCCTGCGCAGACGGCGGCGATCGTCGACACCCTCTGCGAGGCCGGCATCGACTTCATCAAGGACGATGAACTCATGGCCGATCCGCCGCACTCCCCGATCGCCGATCGCATCGCGGCGATCATGCCCGTGATCCACCGGCACGCCGACCGCACGGGCCGCAACGTGATGTACGCCTTCAACATCAGCGACGAGGTGGATGCGATGTTGCGGCACTACGACCTGATCGTCGCCGCCGGCGGCACGTGCGCCATGCTCAGCCTCAACAGCGTGGGTCTCGCCGCGACGAAGAAGATCTGCGATGCGGGCGCACTCGCCGTCCACGGTCACCGCAACGGTTGGGGCATGCTCAACCGGCACCCCGCGATCGGGATGGATTACTGCGCCTACCAAAAGCTCTGGCGACTCGCGGGCGTCGATCAGATGCACGTCAACGGCATCGACAACAAGTTCTGGGAGCCCGACGACTCGGTCGTGCACTCCATCGCCTGCTGCCGTACACCGCTGCTCGGTCGCAACGGTCCTCTCCCGGTGGTCTCCTCGGGCCAATGGGGCGGTCAGGCACAGGAAACCTGGAGGCGTATCCAGACGATGGATATTCTCTACCAGGCAGGCGGCGGCATCATGGCACATCCGGATGGTCCCGCCGCAGGCGTCCGCGCACTTCGACTCTGGTGGGAGACTGCCGTGCAAGGCCTCACCGTAGAGGAGGCGACCGCACGCCACTCGGAACTGGCACGAGCGCGCGCGAAGTTCGGCCCGAAGACCTGAGAGAACGTCCAAGTGCTTTTCGTCGCACCCTGAACTCGCGGCTCGGCGGGATCCTCGCCCTC from Opitutales bacterium ASA1 encodes the following:
- the rhaT gene encoding L-rhamnose/proton symporter RhaT gives rise to the protein MPPENAPFLGTLLHAVGAASAALCYTPQRWTHKWSWQTYWLFQASMCWLVLPIVFAWSTIPELSTVLSEAPRDAMLRSYGLGVVYGVGGIAFGVSIRYIGFSLTYAVAIGVSCVLGTFLNPILDGRLGEALTKPGSGLVVTGVILGAAAMLVTGLSGLRKERELASDPAIAGGRFNARVGLPICLLAGALSAVFSLSLAAGQPIADVARAHGAGHFEGNVIYLFSNTGAFTTTLVYAGWLATRAGTWGEFVRTSDGTGLSRNYLLAFATGMMWYLQFFFYGLGHVRMGSLKFSSWAIHMIMLILFSAGFGLLIGEWKKCRPSTKMLVAASIALLLAAVGLISRGNYLADLPTG
- a CDS encoding amidohydrolase; the encoded protein is MHLVDTHQHLWDLEQLPYSWTDGIEKLRRSFRFDDYLAAAANTGITKTVFMECDVDEPHALAEARHVQGLAETEPLICGIVASGRPEQEGFADHLDALSELPKLRGLRRILHTRPDALSQSSLFREHIRMLAGRDLTFDLCLLARQLPVGMDLVRACPDTTFILDHCGVPDVKSGVLSPWREYIREFAALPNVAACKISGIVAYADPGTWTTEDLRFWFEHVIECFGWDRVVWGGDWPVCTLSSSLARWVETTRTLTAGASESERARLFHLNAERIYRV
- a CDS encoding SDR family oxidoreductase, with the translated sequence MFSLAHKIALVTGAGSGIGRAIAETFARAGAHVLVVDRDAGAGETTIEAIRAAGGSATFAVLDVSSEADALTLASAHPEVEILVNNAGIGHVGNLLGTTAADLDRLHAVNVRGPFNLCRAFVPAMLARGRGSVINIASIGGVVAVRDRLAYTTTKHAVVGLTRALALDHSHTGVRFNAICPGRVETPFVKARIAEYPDPEKAYRDMSSTQLPGRMARPDEVAAAALYLASDEAAMVTGSCLMIDGGWSAGK
- a CDS encoding ribulose-bisphosphate carboxylase large subunit family protein; translation: MERLVAHYLIETPRTLEAAAAAIAGEQSSGTFVAVPGETEDLKQRFAARVESIEPLGTVEGPSLPGSRPHASEYRRGRIAVSWSIENFGYNLPTLVATVQGNLYELAQLSALRLLDLEFPASFADRFRGPAFGVAGTRRLTGVHGRPLIGTIIKPSIGMSPAQTAAIVDTLCEAGIDFIKDDELMADPPHSPIADRIAAIMPVIHRHADRTGRNVMYAFNISDEVDAMLRHYDLIVAAGGTCAMLSLNSVGLAATKKICDAGALAVHGHRNGWGMLNRHPAIGMDYCAYQKLWRLAGVDQMHVNGIDNKFWEPDDSVVHSIACCRTPLLGRNGPLPVVSSGQWGGQAQETWRRIQTMDILYQAGGGIMAHPDGPAAGVRALRLWWETAVQGLTVEEATARHSELARARAKFGPKT